A region from the Brassica napus cultivar Da-Ae chromosome C8, Da-Ae, whole genome shotgun sequence genome encodes:
- the LOC125591980 gene encoding uncharacterized protein LOC125591980 — MQPSLRSSRLSEKVTSAPVSSAAGPSESSRKRVRKQRRETTPSPPSPPAAVTSSSDDEARNQENPDLLRSHITPVSSRFVTSNAAERYEKLAPRGFVIQQRLDVNDENLSDVKRVVVRSGLIYTLIDCDLFHPNVVKEFIANLGAAENREDGVAVFLRGSMVDFTTTLINALYLIPGFEEDPDYMTADIDIVCSFLTDNRVQRWEDMSSKYLTRTNQVLYKLVCSNWIPTTNYTSMNQERLKFLYMLHHHRSFDFGQSVYDQIISFSANVNTDKSRRIIFPTLIQQVIDYQRTVLSFEEDDEYTGYPKLVVKDIKAGRGQGADARSVDLLADIERTIADLKNIRIRLRSKGVILVVIS; from the exons ATGCAACCTTCCCTCAGAAGCTCTCGATTGTCTGAGAAAGTAACATCTGCGCCGGTTTCCTCCGCCGCTGGGCCCTCTGAATCTTCCCGAAAACGAGTCCGCAAGCAGCGCCGAGAAACAACTCCGTCACCACCGTCACCACCTGCTGCAGTTACCTCTTCCTCTGATGATGAG GCACGAAATCAGGAGAATCCCGATTTGCTTCGCTCGCACATCACACCGGTCTCGAGTCGGTTTGTCACAAGCAATGCAGCTGAAAGGTATGAAAAGTTGGCTCCCCGGGGCTTCGTGATTCAACAAAGGTTAGATGTGAATGATGAGAACTTGTCTGATGTGAAAAGAGTGGTAGTTAGGTCCGGACTGATCTATACTCTAATTGACTGCGATTTATTTCACCCAAATGTCGTGAAAGAGTTCATTGCGAATCTGGGGGCTGCTGAGAATAGAGAGGATGGCGTTGCTGTATTTCTTCGTGGATCTATGGTAGATTTCACAACTACACTGATCAATGCTCTGTATCTGATTCCGGGATTTGAAGAGGACCCTGACTACATGACTGCTGACATCGACATTGTGTGCTCGTTTTTGACCGATAATCGAGTGCAACGTTGGGAAGACATGAGCTCCAAATACCTAACTCGGACAAATCAGGTGCTCTACAAGCTCGTGTGCTCCAACTGGATACCTACGACTAACTACACTTCAATGAATCAGGAGCGACTCAAGTTCCTCTACATGCTTCATCATCACAGGAGTTTTGATTTTGGTCAGTCCGTTTATGATCAGATCATCAGTTTTTCAGCTAACGTTAACACTGACAAGTCTCGGAGGATCATCTTCCCTACGCTGATTCAGCAAGTCATTGACTATCAACGAACTGTGTTGTCttttgaagaagatgatgagtaCACAGGATATCCGAAGCTCGTTGTCAAAGACATCAAGGCAGGTCGAGGACAGGGTGCTGATGCTCGGTCTGTGGATCTTTTGGCTGACATTGAGCGAACCATAGCTGATCTGAAAAACATTCGGATTCGCTTGAGGAGTAAGGGTGTCATACTTGTAGTCATTTCTTGA